A stretch of the Parabacteroides timonensis genome encodes the following:
- a CDS encoding GumC family protein, whose protein sequence is MKNMESIQPDKETISLKKIIISYVRHWKLFVIAGIISFIPALLYLIFTPKTYELMAKIQLLEDKSNAGSGFNVGEATGLMKSFGLGGISGGSVNLDDEMAKLTSISTLKEMVLALGLNVSYYKPYAYQYKMYEDIPLRLVPDNAILSKLNGTYTFDVNIKKDGRVSVKIESPESEDKIRLNFESLPANIELDGGNFTLSYAGDVVKPLSMDIEVAPAGWTAETLSDELSFEDYSKNANVIEISYTDYERRRGLDMLNKLIDIYNYQEDSVKRHESEKSIEFLDGRIQSVMNDLSKVEMQIERYKIQNKMTDIEYDVQFYVEQVKDLQVKIIELEAQMRVVELLDSYIKDPQNRYNLIPALLSISDGEKSSPISTYNEALLERAKILQSTKGNNPLIDQVNKQVDQLRESVYLSIENAKKGVKMTLDDLTSKEKQLMDKMGAVPSIEREYVDYKRQQEIFQAVYLILLQKREDLALSIGEKKERARVIETPYVKQHPIGPRKLYAAFGMLLFTLLVPIGYLFGKEQFLALKKEFKETK, encoded by the coding sequence ATGAAGAATATGGAGTCTATTCAGCCTGATAAAGAAACAATTAGTCTAAAGAAAATTATTATTTCTTATGTGCGGCATTGGAAGTTGTTTGTAATAGCAGGGATTATTTCTTTTATACCGGCATTGCTATATCTCATCTTTACGCCAAAGACCTATGAGTTAATGGCGAAAATACAACTATTGGAAGACAAGAGTAATGCAGGCTCCGGATTTAATGTAGGAGAAGCAACCGGATTGATGAAATCTTTCGGTTTGGGTGGTATTAGCGGTGGTAGTGTCAATTTGGATGATGAAATGGCCAAATTGACTTCTATTTCAACTTTAAAAGAAATGGTTTTGGCACTGGGATTGAATGTGTCTTATTATAAGCCCTATGCTTACCAATATAAAATGTATGAGGATATACCTCTTCGCTTAGTTCCGGATAATGCAATATTATCAAAATTGAATGGAACATACACGTTTGATGTTAATATAAAGAAAGACGGACGGGTTTCGGTGAAGATCGAATCACCTGAAAGCGAAGATAAAATCCGTTTGAATTTCGAATCATTACCTGCAAATATAGAACTGGATGGTGGTAATTTTACATTATCTTATGCAGGAGATGTCGTGAAACCATTATCCATGGATATAGAGGTTGCTCCTGCCGGTTGGACGGCAGAAACTTTATCCGATGAATTATCGTTTGAAGACTATTCAAAGAATGCGAATGTAATAGAAATCTCTTATACGGATTATGAGAGACGCAGAGGGTTGGACATGCTTAACAAATTGATTGATATTTATAATTATCAGGAAGATTCTGTTAAACGTCATGAAAGTGAAAAATCTATTGAATTTTTAGATGGACGTATTCAAAGCGTAATGAATGACCTTAGCAAGGTTGAAATGCAAATAGAACGTTATAAGATACAAAATAAAATGACGGACATAGAATATGATGTCCAATTCTATGTAGAGCAAGTAAAAGATCTTCAGGTTAAAATTATAGAGCTGGAAGCCCAGATGCGTGTGGTAGAGTTACTTGATAGCTATATTAAAGACCCACAGAATCGTTATAACTTGATTCCTGCTTTATTGTCGATCAGCGATGGCGAAAAGTCCAGTCCGATATCGACTTATAATGAAGCTTTACTCGAACGGGCTAAGATTTTGCAGAGTACGAAGGGGAATAACCCTTTGATTGATCAGGTTAACAAGCAGGTCGATCAATTAAGAGAAAGTGTTTATCTGTCTATCGAGAATGCAAAGAAAGGTGTAAAAATGACTTTGGATGATCTGACTAGCAAAGAGAAACAACTGATGGACAAGATGGGGGCAGTTCCTTCTATAGAAAGAGAATATGTCGATTATAAACGTCAGCAGGAGATATTCCAGGCCGTTTATTTAATACTTTTACAAAAGAGAGAAGACCTGGCTTTATCCATCGGAGAGAAAAAAGAACGTGCACGCGTGATAGAAACTCCTTATGTAAAACAACATCCTATCGGACCGCGTAAATTATATGCAGCTTTCGGTATGTTACTTTTTACATTG
- a CDS encoding polysaccharide biosynthesis/export family protein, producing MKLKYYLFAFFCGLMCACSTPKDVVYFQGIDSLSTEQLANMSQKYITGITYDDLLSITVAAWDPASVTPFNPPAFSYSSEGEQPVTGSQSLYTYLVDRDGYINFPVLGKIYVAGLTRLQLAEKMEEMISKYVEKPLVNVQILNFKVTVMGEVSRPGPFSIKNDRMTILDALGMAGDLPITANRKNVLVIRENEGQKDIIRIDLTDPAAFASPGFYLKQNDVVYVEPIKNKQRTRTSSDRQFTMSLLTTIMTTVSIVTSVIVAIVK from the coding sequence ATGAAGTTGAAGTATTATTTATTTGCATTCTTTTGTGGCTTGATGTGTGCCTGTTCTACGCCGAAAGATGTTGTTTATTTTCAAGGCATTGACTCATTATCAACAGAGCAGTTGGCGAATATGAGTCAGAAATATATAACAGGTATAACCTATGATGATTTATTATCTATTACTGTTGCAGCTTGGGACCCTGCATCTGTAACACCGTTTAATCCTCCTGCTTTTTCTTATTCTTCAGAAGGCGAACAACCTGTTACAGGCTCCCAGTCTCTATATACTTATTTGGTCGATCGTGATGGATATATCAATTTTCCGGTATTAGGAAAGATTTACGTAGCAGGTCTGACCCGTTTACAGTTAGCGGAAAAAATGGAAGAGATGATATCTAAATATGTTGAGAAACCTCTGGTAAATGTACAAATCCTGAATTTTAAAGTAACTGTTATGGGAGAGGTAAGCAGACCAGGGCCATTTTCAATAAAGAACGATAGAATGACTATTTTAGATGCTTTAGGTATGGCTGGTGATTTGCCGATTACAGCGAATCGAAAGAATGTTTTGGTAATACGTGAAAATGAAGGTCAGAAAGATATAATTCGAATAGATTTGACAGATCCGGCTGCATTTGCGTCTCCCGGTTTTTATTTGAAACAAAATGATGTTGTCTATGTAGAACCGATAAAGAATAAACAACGTACTCGTACAAGTTCAGACAGGCAGTTCACAATGTCTTTGTTAACGACTATAATGACTACTGTATCAATTGTAACGAGTGTGATAGTAGCAATTGTCAAATAA
- a CDS encoding CvfB family protein, translating into MLEVGKYNTLKIVKDLDFGVYLDGGNGKEILLPARYVPKNVKPGDEVEVFIYHDNEGRLIATTAHPLATVGEFKFMEVKSVNNTGAFLEWGLMKDLLVPFKEQKMPMREGKWYLVYVHIDHITGRIVASARIDKYLDNVIPEYTPNQEVDLLVADETEIGYKVIINNLHWGLVYYNEVFRRLEKGEAIKGYIKGVREDEKIDVSLTPLGYQKIEGLAGTILESLKSQGGFIAVHDKSDPEVIQSLFQCSKKSFKQAIGTLYKQHLITLEDGGISLSRPDFG; encoded by the coding sequence ATGCTTGAAGTAGGAAAATACAACACACTCAAAATAGTCAAAGACCTGGATTTTGGAGTTTATCTGGATGGCGGCAATGGAAAAGAGATACTTCTTCCGGCTCGTTATGTTCCTAAAAACGTAAAACCGGGAGATGAAGTGGAAGTCTTTATCTATCATGATAATGAAGGTAGACTCATAGCCACTACAGCCCATCCGCTGGCAACTGTCGGTGAATTTAAGTTTATGGAAGTCAAATCGGTCAACAATACAGGGGCTTTTCTGGAATGGGGCTTGATGAAAGATTTGCTCGTACCTTTCAAGGAACAGAAAATGCCGATGCGGGAAGGCAAATGGTATCTGGTGTATGTTCATATTGACCATATTACAGGACGCATTGTCGCTTCTGCCCGTATCGATAAGTATTTGGACAATGTGATACCCGAATATACTCCCAATCAGGAAGTCGACTTGTTAGTTGCCGATGAAACAGAGATCGGCTATAAAGTTATCATCAATAACCTTCATTGGGGGCTGGTTTATTATAATGAAGTCTTCCGCCGTCTGGAAAAAGGGGAGGCAATTAAAGGTTATATCAAAGGAGTCAGAGAAGATGAAAAAATAGATGTAAGCCTCACTCCGCTGGGATATCAGAAAATAGAAGGATTAGCCGGTACTATTCTCGAATCCTTAAAAAGCCAGGGAGGATTTATTGCAGTACATGATAAAAGTGATCCGGAGGTCATTCAATCGCTTTTTCAATGTAGTAAAAAAAGCTTCAAGCAAGCGATCGGAACTCTTTATAAACAACATCTTATCACATTGGAGGACGGTGGTATAAGTTTGTCTCGTCCTGATTTTGGTTGA
- the lepA gene encoding translation elongation factor 4, with protein MKNIRNFCIIAHIDHGKSTLADRLLEYTKTVEGKDLQAQVLDDMDLERERGITIKSHAIQMKYNYKGEEYTLNLIDTPGHVDFSYEVSRSIAACEGALLIIDAAQGIQAQTISNLYMAIENDLEIIPVMNKIDLPSAMPDEVEDQIVELLGCPREDIIRASGKTGEGVYQILDAIIDKVPAPQGDPEAPLQCLIFDSVFNSFRGIIAYFKVVNGVIRKGDHVKFIATGKEYDADEVGILKLDMSPRSEIRTGDVGYIISGIKTSREVRVGDTITHVARPAKEAIAGFEEVKPMVFAGVYPIDSEDFENLRASLEKLQLNDASLTFQPESSAALGFGFRCGFLGLLHMEIVQERLDREFNMDVITTVPNVSYKVYDKKGNCMEVHNPSGLPEPTLIDHIDEPYIRASVITNTTFIGPIMTLCLGKRGILLKQEYISGDRVEIHYDMPLGEIVIDFYDKLKSISKGYASFDYHIHDFRPSKLVKLDILLNGEPVDALSTLTHVDNSVTFGRRMCEKLKELIPRQQFDIAIQAAIGAKIIARETIKAVRKDVTAKCYGGDISRKRKLLEKQKEGKKRMKQIGTVEVPQKAFLAVLKLD; from the coding sequence ATGAAGAATATCCGCAATTTCTGTATTATTGCTCATATTGACCATGGTAAGAGTACTTTGGCCGACCGTTTGCTTGAGTATACCAAGACAGTCGAAGGCAAAGACTTACAAGCGCAGGTTCTGGATGATATGGATCTGGAACGTGAACGAGGCATTACGATCAAGAGTCATGCCATTCAGATGAAGTATAATTATAAAGGTGAAGAATATACCTTGAACCTGATCGATACTCCGGGACACGTAGACTTTTCGTATGAAGTTTCCCGTTCTATTGCAGCATGTGAAGGAGCTTTGCTTATTATCGATGCCGCCCAGGGAATCCAGGCGCAGACGATTTCTAACTTGTATATGGCAATCGAGAATGACCTGGAAATAATTCCTGTCATGAATAAAATAGATCTTCCGAGTGCTATGCCGGATGAGGTAGAGGATCAGATTGTCGAGTTGCTAGGTTGTCCACGGGAAGATATAATCCGTGCAAGTGGCAAAACGGGGGAAGGTGTATATCAGATTCTTGATGCCATCATAGACAAGGTTCCTGCTCCACAAGGAGATCCGGAAGCACCGCTTCAATGCTTGATCTTTGATTCGGTATTTAACTCTTTTCGAGGTATTATAGCTTATTTCAAAGTTGTGAATGGGGTAATTCGTAAAGGGGATCATGTGAAATTCATCGCAACAGGTAAGGAGTATGATGCCGATGAAGTAGGTATATTGAAATTGGATATGTCTCCTCGTAGTGAGATTCGAACCGGCGATGTTGGTTATATAATATCTGGTATTAAGACATCCCGTGAGGTACGGGTGGGGGATACGATTACTCATGTAGCTCGTCCCGCAAAAGAGGCCATTGCAGGTTTTGAAGAAGTGAAACCGATGGTGTTTGCCGGTGTTTATCCGATAGACAGTGAAGATTTTGAGAACTTGCGTGCATCGTTGGAGAAACTGCAATTGAATGATGCCTCTTTGACATTCCAGCCGGAAAGTTCAGCTGCCCTGGGATTTGGTTTCCGTTGCGGTTTCCTTGGATTGTTACATATGGAGATTGTCCAGGAACGTTTGGATCGTGAGTTCAATATGGATGTGATCACTACGGTACCGAACGTATCGTATAAAGTATATGATAAAAAAGGGAATTGCATGGAAGTTCATAATCCAAGCGGTTTGCCCGAACCTACGCTAATCGATCATATCGATGAGCCATATATTCGTGCTTCTGTCATAACTAATACGACTTTTATTGGCCCGATCATGACACTTTGTCTGGGTAAGCGTGGTATTTTGTTAAAGCAGGAATATATTTCAGGTGATCGTGTAGAGATCCATTATGACATGCCTTTAGGTGAAATTGTGATTGACTTTTACGACAAGCTCAAAAGTATTTCTAAGGGGTATGCTTCTTTTGATTATCATATTCATGACTTCCGCCCGAGTAAGCTGGTTAAGTTGGATATCTTGCTGAACGGAGAGCCTGTCGATGCTTTATCGACCTTGACACATGTGGATAATAGTGTAACATTTGGCCGTCGTATGTGTGAGAAGCTGAAAGAACTTATTCCCCGGCAGCAGTTCGATATTGCCATTCAGGCAGCTATTGGTGCAAAGATTATCGCTCGCGAAACAATTAAAGCTGTCCGTAAGGATGTAACGGCAAAATGTTATGGTGGTGATATTTCACGTAAACGTAAACTGCTGGAAAAACAGAAGGAAGGTAAGAAGCGAATGAAACAGATCGGAACAGTAGAAGTTCCGCAGAAGGCATTCTTGGCTGTATTAAAGTTAGACTAA
- a CDS encoding tetratricopeptide repeat protein, protein MTLLEINKAYNRIIGSLDNKELKNAFDSIQALISGSREISFQDKLNELQDTYKYMLRYRIEGAKDPMQEQIYNKIQTSSYELADQIRHKALAIESPLSFYSRRRSLKVQPNVTFENLHLQLSKHYATGNRSEYDALLIVLFNKIWVSDPFTTEEAEVIKNILFDEELPFTAGCQIVSALMLGLQAAFDLEKLMLLFDSANHKSEEIRVRALISVLLTLYIYRKRTALYPQIANRLDALSETPGFTKAIRTITLRFILARETEKITKKLQNEIIPEMMKLSPKISNKINLKDITPEQLGDEMNPEWENIFADSSLGKKMEEFSELQQEGADVMHSTFVHLKSFPFFRELSNWLLPFTTEHSSFGDRFHQNNGEKQMLDSMTVAAFMCNSDKYSLYFSMMQLPEEAKKMMMNQFDSQATEMIQQNKEELISKRGKLETITGQYIQDLYRFFKLYPGHLDFDDIFTLPLDFHNLNILQPYISDEESLSSIAEYYLRKNYFSDALTIFNHLAEKDQSSDILFQKIGYCKQMNGDLQEALDAYLRADLLNPGSKWVIRRIAGCYRSLKEPEEALKYYRRYEKLNPDNLSITISIGHCYLELKNYSEALKCFFKVDYMDSNSKAWRPIAWCSFLTGKYDQARNYYKKILENQPNTQDLLNAGHTEWALQNIKGAIEFYKQAVDMEYGDFHKFQEEFNQDIPDLIVAGIEDSEISLMMDQLRYVLNDSL, encoded by the coding sequence ATGACACTACTAGAAATAAATAAAGCTTATAACCGAATTATCGGTTCATTAGATAACAAGGAATTAAAGAATGCTTTTGATTCCATTCAAGCTCTTATATCCGGAAGCCGTGAAATTTCATTTCAGGATAAATTAAATGAGCTGCAGGACACGTATAAATATATGTTACGTTACCGCATCGAAGGTGCTAAAGATCCGATGCAGGAACAAATATATAATAAAATACAAACATCTTCTTACGAGTTGGCCGATCAGATCAGGCACAAGGCACTGGCTATCGAATCTCCTTTATCTTTTTACAGTCGTCGCAGAAGTTTGAAAGTACAGCCTAACGTAACATTCGAAAACTTGCATCTCCAGTTAAGTAAACATTATGCTACTGGGAACAGGTCAGAATACGATGCTCTATTGATCGTCCTTTTCAACAAAATCTGGGTATCCGATCCCTTTACCACTGAAGAAGCTGAAGTTATAAAAAATATCCTCTTTGATGAAGAGTTACCTTTTACAGCCGGTTGTCAAATAGTTTCAGCCCTGATGCTGGGATTACAAGCTGCATTCGATCTGGAAAAGTTAATGTTGTTATTTGATTCTGCCAATCATAAAAGTGAAGAGATTCGTGTACGAGCTCTAATTTCAGTTCTCTTGACATTATACATATATCGGAAAAGAACAGCACTTTATCCTCAAATAGCAAACAGGCTGGATGCCCTTTCCGAAACGCCAGGATTCACCAAAGCGATTCGGACGATCACCTTACGCTTTATTCTAGCGCGTGAAACGGAAAAGATAACTAAAAAGTTACAAAATGAGATCATTCCTGAAATGATGAAACTGAGTCCTAAAATCAGTAATAAGATAAATCTCAAAGATATAACTCCTGAACAATTAGGGGATGAAATGAACCCGGAATGGGAAAACATTTTTGCTGATAGTTCACTCGGGAAAAAAATGGAAGAATTCAGTGAATTGCAGCAGGAAGGAGCAGATGTTATGCACTCTACTTTCGTTCACTTAAAAAGTTTTCCTTTTTTCCGCGAACTGAGTAATTGGTTATTGCCATTTACAACAGAACATTCATCATTCGGCGATCGTTTTCACCAAAATAATGGAGAAAAACAAATGCTGGACTCCATGACCGTTGCCGCGTTTATGTGCAATTCAGATAAATACTCATTATATTTCAGTATGATGCAATTACCTGAAGAGGCCAAAAAGATGATGATGAACCAATTTGACAGTCAGGCGACAGAAATGATTCAACAAAATAAAGAAGAGTTGATCAGTAAACGAGGTAAACTTGAAACAATAACCGGACAGTACATACAAGACTTATACCGATTTTTTAAGTTATATCCAGGCCATCTGGATTTCGACGATATCTTTACGCTGCCTCTTGACTTCCATAACCTGAATATTTTACAGCCTTATATCTCTGACGAAGAAAGTCTGAGCTCCATTGCTGAATATTATCTGAGGAAAAATTATTTCAGCGATGCTTTGACAATATTCAACCATCTGGCTGAAAAAGATCAGAGCAGTGATATTCTTTTCCAGAAGATCGGTTATTGTAAGCAAATGAACGGCGACTTACAAGAAGCATTGGATGCTTATTTAAGAGCCGATTTACTGAATCCAGGAAGTAAATGGGTTATCCGTAGGATAGCTGGTTGCTATCGTTCTTTGAAAGAACCCGAAGAGGCATTAAAATATTATCGACGTTACGAAAAATTAAATCCGGATAATCTATCCATTACAATCAGTATCGGTCATTGTTATCTGGAACTCAAGAATTACAGTGAAGCCCTGAAATGTTTCTTCAAAGTCGATTATATGGATAGTAACAGTAAAGCATGGAGACCTATTGCATGGTGTTCTTTCCTGACCGGCAAGTATGATCAGGCACGTAATTATTATAAAAAGATATTAGAAAACCAGCCTAACACACAAGATCTATTGAATGCCGGACATACGGAATGGGCGCTACAAAATATAAAGGGGGCCATAGAATTCTATAAACAGGCAGTAGATATGGAATATGGAGATTTCCATAAATTTCAGGAAGAATTCAATCAAGATATTCCTGATCTGATAGTAGCGGGTATAGAAGATTCAGAAATATCTCTGATGATGGATCAATTAAGATATGTACTAAACGATTCTTTATAA
- a CDS encoding AraC family transcriptional regulator, whose protein sequence is MVDKTLQDHTKQINRVIDYINLNLNRSITIDELSSLVDLSTYHFHRIFTSLIGEPIGKYILRRRLERAANVLLGEPVAIKDVAYDGGFSSVSSFCRSFKRHFGVSAEEYRRKNRYPDSKNCQFKSINEQHTSLYSRYFCRDKTINVNGMNMNCTFEIKQMPERTIIYCRHQGALNQMQEAFANLMKWALPRGLVSHPDMKLLSVYHDDPRVTPVDKLTADAAMFVETDIKPEGMIGCYKLTSGLYAVGRFELAMNEFPAAWSAMFDLLEENGCKCGHGHHYEIYQNNHDEHPEKKFIVDICIPADPV, encoded by the coding sequence GTGGTAGATAAAACATTACAGGATCACACCAAACAGATCAATAGGGTTATAGATTATATTAACCTGAATTTGAACAGATCGATTACAATTGATGAGTTGTCATCCCTTGTGGATCTTTCCACTTATCATTTTCATCGAATATTTACTTCCCTGATCGGAGAGCCTATTGGTAAATACATTCTTCGGAGAAGGTTGGAACGGGCAGCCAATGTTTTGTTAGGAGAACCAGTAGCTATCAAAGATGTGGCTTACGACGGAGGCTTTTCTTCTGTATCTTCTTTTTGCCGTAGTTTCAAACGTCATTTTGGGGTATCTGCGGAAGAGTATCGTCGCAAAAATAGATATCCGGATAGCAAGAATTGTCAATTCAAGAGCATAAATGAGCAACATACCTCACTTTATTCACGGTACTTTTGTCGTGATAAAACAATTAATGTAAATGGTATGAATATGAATTGCACTTTTGAAATTAAACAAATGCCTGAGAGAACTATTATTTATTGTCGTCATCAGGGGGCATTGAATCAAATGCAGGAAGCTTTTGCCAATCTTATGAAATGGGCATTACCCAGGGGATTGGTCTCACATCCGGATATGAAATTATTATCTGTTTATCATGATGACCCACGTGTTACTCCTGTCGATAAACTGACAGCTGATGCAGCAATGTTTGTAGAGACAGATATAAAACCGGAGGGAATGATTGGCTGTTATAAGCTTACTTCAGGGTTATACGCTGTTGGACGTTTCGAATTAGCAATGAATGAATTTCCGGCAGCTTGGTCTGCAATGTTCGATTTACTGGAGGAGAATGGATGCAAATGTGGGCATGGTCATCACTATGAAATCTATCAGAATAATCATGATGAACATCCGGAAAAGAAATTTATTGTTGATATTTGTATACCTGCCGATCCGGTATAA
- a CDS encoding sigma-70 family RNA polymerase sigma factor, with protein MRQLKITKSITNRESASLDKYLQEIGREDLITVEEEVELAQAIKRGDRRALEKLTRANLRFVVSVAKQYQNQGLSLPDLINEGNLGLIKAAEKFDETRGFKFISYAVWWIRQSILQALAEQSRIVRLPLNQVGSLNKISKAFSKFEQENERRPSPEELADELDIPVDKISDTLKVSGRHISVDAPFVEGEDNSLLDVLVNDDAPIADRSLMNESLAKEIDRALATLTERECEIIKMFFGIGCQEMTLEEIGDKFGLTRERVRQIKEKAIRRLRQGTRSKLLKSYLG; from the coding sequence ATGAGACAGTTAAAGATTACAAAGTCCATTACCAATCGCGAAAGTGCTTCGCTTGATAAGTATCTTCAGGAAATAGGCCGCGAAGATCTTATTACAGTTGAAGAAGAAGTAGAATTGGCACAGGCAATCAAAAGAGGAGACCGTAGAGCATTGGAGAAATTAACCAGAGCAAATCTGCGTTTCGTCGTTTCTGTGGCAAAGCAATATCAAAATCAGGGGCTTAGTTTGCCTGACCTTATTAATGAAGGTAACCTGGGATTGATAAAAGCAGCCGAGAAGTTTGATGAAACGAGAGGGTTTAAGTTTATTTCTTATGCCGTATGGTGGATTCGTCAGTCTATCCTGCAGGCTTTGGCAGAACAGTCAAGAATTGTTCGTCTTCCGTTGAATCAGGTTGGCTCGCTGAATAAGATCAGTAAAGCTTTCTCTAAATTCGAACAGGAAAACGAACGTCGACCATCTCCCGAAGAACTTGCAGACGAACTGGATATTCCTGTAGATAAGATTTCAGATACTCTAAAGGTGTCCGGAAGACATATCTCAGTAGATGCTCCGTTCGTAGAGGGCGAAGACAATAGTCTTTTGGATGTGCTTGTGAACGACGACGCTCCTATCGCTGACCGATCGTTGATGAACGAGTCACTGGCTAAAGAAATTGATCGAGCACTTGCTACACTGACCGAAAGAGAATGTGAAATAATCAAAATGTTTTTCGGTATAGGCTGTCAGGAAATGACATTGGAAGAGATTGGCGACAAATTTGGCCTCACTAGAGAGCGCGTCCGCCAGATCAAGGAAAAAGCAATTAGAAGGTTAAGACAAGGAACACGTAGCAAGCTCCTCAAATCGTATTTAGGTTAA